DNA from Mesorhizobium loti R88b:
ACTCGACCGCCTGCTCGGTGAAGTCGCGTGTAATTCAAAGGCAGCAGAAGACGGGCGGATCCGGGTCCCTCCCGCTCTCTACCCGGGGCTCATCGAGCGGCTGAAGGCCAGCCCTTTGGATGAATCGTTGAAGTCTTTCCTAGGCGCACGCTGTGAAAGAGCCTTTCTCGCCATGGTACTGGAGGCCCGGCCAGACATTTTGGAGTGGGCCGCACGGGCGCCTGCGAGCGGTCAGGCGCTTGGCGGAAAACTCCTGATCGCCGCCCTGGCGTCGTGGGGCCTTCTGCCGGAAGAAGTGCGCCAGAAAATGGTGGCGGACATCCGCGAGCAATCGATCACTTGGCTGGACGCCAAGCCGCTGACGGACACATTGCTCCGACAGATATTCAAGGATGCTGAGTTCGCCGACTACGCCGAGGCGTTTCGTAAGGAATGGCTCTCAGACATTCCCAGCGTATTCGGTGAATTTAGTCGATTTTCCTCCGAGGACGCGCCGGGCATGTACAAGGAATTCAAGGAAAATCTGAAGGTCGCGCAGGCCTACTTTGAGCTGAAAAGCGACGACTCTTTTGACGAACTTTACGCCGAGATCGACGTCCACATCGAAGAACTTGAGTCCCTACAATCGGCTCCTGATAGCTCGGCCTGGAGCCCCACCTCGATGGAGAAATCGGCAGTACTGCCCTCTGACGGACCTGGCTTAATTTTCCACGACGTCGACGGCTAGGCGGTCAGTTTTCCGGATCGGGTTTCGCAGGACCCGTGATCGCAATCGAGCGTATTGGTAACGATGCGTTGCCTTCTGGTTAAGGAGCATTCGTCAATGTCCGACGACTGTGGCAATGGCTGAGCGGCGATCAATGCTCACGCAGCAGGCATCTACCGCCAAGCCGCATTTCCTTGACGATCTAGCACGGGAAGAATGGGTTAGCCGTCAATTTTCAGAACTGGTCCGCCGTAAAATATCGTCGGTACTGACATTCCACAATTGAGCTTTCGAGAGGATGAGCCGGCGAGCCAAACTTTCAACGTTGAAAACCTCATACGGGCCAAGGAATTCAGAGGAATCGCTGAATCCATGTGCCGTCATGAAATTTCGAATGAAGCTACTGATGTGGAGTGCGTCGGGGATTGTCAATTCGACATCACGAACAACTTGACCGTCGCTATACGGAGCCGGCGCCCCAAGCGTTGGCTTGATCCTATCTTCCGACCTGGATATCTCGCCCCTCACGATCCAATTCACCTTTTGGTCAACGTCTATCCCCGCCTCCTGGAGTCTATCCAAAATATCTTTCAACACGGCAGGGTTCCACTCGCCCGCCAGAAACCGCGCTTTAGCTGCGCTAGACTTCACTTGGAGTTTGATCTCTTCAATCGCTGAGAAGGCAAGATTGATTGCTATCGAGGTGTTTACGTGAGCTGAGTGGAGCTGGGAGCGCTTGTCGAAGATCTGGCCATACCTAGGGTGGGTTGACCACCATGTGATGCTCTCCGTTTCGAAGCTTCGCGATAGTTTGTGGATCGCATACACCAGACGTCTGTCCTGCCACGCAGTTGCAGCCAGCGCCACTGCAAGCGGGAAGTCGGGATCATGGCTGAATTGCTCAAAGAAACCATGACTCCGAAACACATCGCAGAAAACGCCTGTTTGTTCAGATGGATCGTCAGGCAGTTCAAAACCTCGGCGGAATGGGGCGTCTTGCTTGTAATTTCCTTCGATAACGTCGTTCGCCGCACGAACCAGCCCAATGATGTTGTTGGCCGTCGTCTCGTCCGAATCGATGACCATTAGTTGGCCGGCTATAGAGCCGGTCGGCCGCATAGTGAGCGCGTCAGGATGCGAGATTTCCGTCACCCCATTTTTGTAGAACCAAAATCGTTCTGACGGGTCGGCAATAAAGCGAATTTTCCAGCCCGCAGCCGAGCACATAAAATCGACTGCCTCAACGTGAGTGGGATTGAATATGAGGAAAGTGCAGTACGACGTCATCCTATTCCTACTCAGTGAAGCCGGGCAAATTCTTCAAACGGACTATGATGAGACGTCCGGCAGGATCCTTCCTCGCGCATCTCTCGCAGAAGGTCATGCCCCTTGACGAGGAACGAACGTCCAGAGCGAGAGTGTACCCCTCTTGCCTTGCCATTCCCGCCCCGCCCTAGTGAATCCGGACCGCTCAAGATTGTTTCTCATGGTGTTGCTGTCGGTCGTGGCATAGGCAGGCTCGCGGAGCTCTTTGAGGATAGCCTCGACGAGGCCGCCGGAGAGCCGTTTGCCCTGCATCTCTTTGGCGATCACAACATATCCCAACTCCGGCGCAGTTTCGTAGCCTGCGATCGGAGCCGCCGCTGCGGCGAACGTATTTACCCGGTATCCGGAGTGGGGGTTTTTTAGCGTGGCGACGCCGACGATGCGGTCAGTCGCCTTGACGCGGAGTAGCGCCAGCGTCCGTGTCCGCCCCAGTCGCGCACCAATTTGATCCGGGGTGCCTTTGACGGCGCCACCCTTAATCACGAGTTGGGTCAGCGACAGTCGGGCCTCCGAGTTGAGATCGCGGAAGACGCCGCACCACAGGTAAGTCTCGTTTTCGTCCATAAAGAACGCTCGGCGAGTAAGAGGGTAATCCAGCCCTATGTTGGGCCCTCAATGGGCTTTGGCTGGTAGTAGATAGCATCGAGCATAGCAACACGGACATCCCACATCTCCATTTCCCATGTCGTGGGGCGCGGGGTCTTGTACCAAGGTGCCTGTTGGATGGGGTCGATCACCCGCTCCCAGTAGTTCTTCAACCCGATGGTGGTGGGCGCAGACGAGAGGGAGTAGCGAGACCTGCCGTGTTGCCACCGTTCACGCAGACGAAGAGGTCGGGGCGTTTCACTGCGAGGAGCCGGGTGGCCGCCAAGACGCGCGGTACGCGGGATTGCGAGAATGCAGCGGTGAATGCTGCACACATTTCGGACACGCAACTGCCGGCGGTTGCTACGCGCCCCGGACAGTCAATCCTCGATCTCTGGGTGGGCGTTTCGATGGTTGGAAGAAAACCCCGGCACGATGTCGCCGGCCAGCAGCTTCTCCTTCGACAGCAGGCCTGCATCCTCCAGTGCCTCGAATTCGGGCAGCTGGCGCAGCGTGTCGAGCCCGAACTGCGACAGGAAAGTCTTCGTCGTTACATAGGTGTATGGCGCGCCCGGCTGCGGCGAGCGCGGCCCCGAGGCGATGAGGTCCTGCCCCCGCAGCACGCCGATCAGGTCGCGCGACACCTCCTTGCCGAAAAAGCTAGACAGCTCGCCGCGCGTGATCGGCTGGAAATAGGCAATGCACATCAAAACCAGTGCCTCCGCCTGCGACAGTTCTTTTGCCCCCTCGCCCGCTGCCGTGCCGAAGGCGGCGCGGATGGCGTCGCCAAAAATTTTCTTGGTCCGGTGCTGCCAGCCGCCAGCGACCGCGACCAGTTCATAGGGGCGGCCGGCGAGCTCGGCGCGGATGTCGTCGATGACCAGCTCGATATTGCAATTCCTTCCCACCACCCGCGCGAGGACACTGCGTGTCACTGGTTCATTTGCCGCAAAGATCACCGCCTCCACCCGGCCCATCCACTCACGCCAGCGCAGTTCTGGCGGCAGGTGATCGAGCTCGGTGTCAAGCAGCGCCGGCTGATCGTTCGACTTGCGGCGGGCAGAGGCTTCGCTCATCGCTAGAGTCCAAACAGCCGGAAGGTGGGACGGTCGGAGAGCTCGCGCACGGCCTCCAGTTGCTGCAGCCGCTCGAACAGCCGCCGGGATGCAAAGCGCGACAGATTCTTCGTCGTCAGCGATCCAGAGACGGCGTCTTCGTTGAACAGCAGGAAGACCACCTCGCCGGCGCCTTTGGAGCGCAATTTCGGCGCCACCGCCAGGAGTTTTGCGGCGCGGCGCGACAACTCGGTGGCCAGCCGGCAGGCATCGGCCGCAGCGTGAACCAGCGCGACGCAGACCGCCCGCTCAAAATTCTTGTCCCCTGGCCGGATGCGTTTGCCGCCGCCGTCGGGGCGAAAAGCCGGACCAAAGGCCTGAGCCATCAGCAGCGGCAGGGGCTGCGGCCACCCCAGGCTTTGCGCCAGCACTAGGTCGGCGAGCCACCAACCAAAAAGCTCGGCATCGGGCCTCATGGCGACGACGTGAGCGACGATCGCCGCGGCGGCGAACGGCGCCGGTCGCTGCGACCGCGCCAGGTTTTCAATGTCCCTACAGAGGTCGGCGAGCGCCGCGCTCTCCCAATGGAACCCGAGCTGGTCGAGTATCTTTTCGAGCCGGTCAGGGGTAGCGACGGGCGGCTGTCCGGCCAACTGCCGCCAGGCGCCAAAGATGGTGCCCGCGGGTCCGGAGTCGGCCCCGGCTGGGCGCAGATACCAGGCGTCGCGCAAGGCGGCCGCGTCCTCGGCGCGGCCGGCGAGCCGCATGCTGGCGGCGGCGCAGCTCAGCGCCAGCCGCTGCCGCCAAACGCCGGCCCAGGCAGGCTGTGCGCGGGCGAGCGTGTCGAGGACACCCAGGGCGGCGCCGGCCCGGAAGGCGGCGGCGCCGTCGCTCGGCGCGCCGGCGCTTGTGATCGCCCAAGCCGGAACGGAGGGCGGCGCACCCGAGCTGGCGGTCGCGGGATCAAGGCGAATCATGATTTGGAGAGTAAAGTGCCGGTGCGCTTATGGCCATGACTTTTGTGCCAAAACGCACAGCCTGTCGTGCGTCAACAACGAATGATAATGTTGCATTATCAGTCGCTTAACTCTACTCTTTCCACTCGCAACAAGTTAGCTGGATAACATCACTCTTCGGGCACACCCGGACGACGGTTTGGTGCAGCCACTCACGTCAATCCGGACAGTCCCGTCTTCTCGTCGCGACTATCCCGGTACCCGGTGTTGGTCACGGCGACCTGCTTCCGAGCCACCTTTCGAATAGGCCGAGCTCGGATCACCAACTCTAAAGCTCCGCGTGATTGCCTATTCGATAAACCCTCCGTCAAGATTGCAGCGGCTAGGAGCCGCCGCAGCCAAACCGTCACAGCGCCCGCCCAATCGAACCTGAAATCATACCGGCCGGCGGACTTGCACGGGGGCCGTCAGTGGAGCAGGCGCGTGAAAGAGCACATGAAATAGGTGTATCGCCAATATTTTCGTATTGCTCTAATCGATTATAGTTGTGAAGCGCAATTTCAGCCCGTTTACTTGCCGCTCAAGTCACGCATAAAAGAAGGTAGCACCGATTCGGTAGCTTATCCCCTGTCTTTTGCGTACTCGCGGCCCGTGGCGCCGAGTGGACGATTGAAGATCGCCGGTCTCACTAGCGGGTGGGCACAAGCGCCTGGGGCCGGTTGGCAAGCCACAGGAGTAGGACAAATGTCGAAGGATTCGGGTAAGGGCGATCACGGCGGCGGGCCAGGCAAGATCGAGATCACGGTGGTGGTGAACGGCCAGCCCACGCAGGTCGAAGCCAATCCCAACCAGCCGCTTCACGTCGTTCGTGCCAAAGCCCTTGAGAACACGCAGAACGTCGCCCAGCCGGCCGAGAATTGGGAATTCAAGGATGAGGCCGGCAACCTGCTCGACGTGGACAAAAAAGTTGGCGATTTCGGTTTCGCGAACATTGTGACCCTGTTCCTCAGCCTGAAGGCGGGTGTAGCAGGTGCCTGAAATCCAGACTGTGGACCCTGCGGTCTCGCGAGCGAAATTCGATCGGCAGATCGGCTGGTTCCAAACGCAAGCGGGCGCTTACCGGGCTCAGGGTTGTTTCCTGATCGAGGCGAGATTCCCTACTGCCTTCTTCATCTTCGCACCGCCCAAGATAAGGCCACAGATAATCGGTGCAGCTGTCGAGATCGACTTCTCCAATTACGACCTCCGACCTCCGTCGGTAGTCTTCGTCGACCCCTTTACCCGCCGGCCGGTTGCCCGCAAGGATTTACTGCTAAGTATGCTCAGACGACCGCATCTACCCGGAACCCCACCGGGTATGATTTCGGTCCTCATGCAGCAGAAAGCTCTGTCGCTATCGGACTTCCTCCAGGCCAACAGTGCGGAACATACGCCATTCCTGTGCATGGCAGGCGTCCGGGAATACCACGACAATCCAGCCCATTCAGGTGACTCATGGCTTCTCCACCGGGGTTCTGGCGAAGGCTGTTTGGCCTTTATCCTGGACAAGATCATCAAGTACGGGACCGGCCCCGTGGAGCAGATACAGTATCAGTTCCAAATCTCAGTGGGAGCGATGGTAGTACCCCCATCCGCCATCCCGGAATGAGCGTTTTGATGGATGTAACGACCGTGACGCTCCCGCGCCACTGCATCTCGACTGTGCATGCGCATCTGCGCTCGGTTGGTCGCGAAGGCAATGAGGGGATGGCGCTCTGGGTCGGCGTTCAGCAAGACCAGCATTTTGCCGTAACAGAGACCGTTATCCCGGCGCAGCGTCACATTCGGACGGGCGATGGTGTTTGCGTGATGGTTCCGGCCGAGGAACTGCACCGGCTTAATGTCTGGCTCTACAATAGCGGCCTGAAACTCTTGGCCCAGATCCATAGCCATCCGGGCCGAGCCTACCATTCGACGACCGACGATGCTTATGCGGTTGCTACCACGGTTGGGTGTCTGTCGCTGGTAGTGCCGAATTTCGCCCGCGAGCCTTTCGATTTTGCTCGAGTCGCCGCCTATCGGCTCGACGGAAAAGCCAACTGGAATGCGCTCCCTTCCGCGGCACTGTCGCGAATGATCACAATAACGAGTTGAACAATGGCACTCGCTAACTTTATCGGCCGCGCCGCCACGGCGGCATCTAGGTCCTAGCCGATTTTCATCTGGAGGACTTTAAAGCAGCTCTTGAAAAGCAGGTCGTGGCCGTCGCCTTTGACGATCAAGCCGCTTCCTGCGCCGAAGGCCAGGCGACACTAGATCTTGCGGTGAGGTTGCTCGCCAGGCTCTATCCAGTTCTGGCGATACTCCCGCTGGGCAGCGCGGCAAGCTCTCAAGCCCAAGCGCTGGAGCGCTTGGCAAAG
Protein-coding regions in this window:
- the scpB gene encoding SMC-Scp complex subunit ScpB, producing the protein MSEASARRKSNDQPALLDTELDHLPPELRWREWMGRVEAVIFAANEPVTRSVLARVVGRNCNIELVIDDIRAELAGRPYELVAVAGGWQHRTKKIFGDAIRAAFGTAAGEGAKELSQAEALVLMCIAYFQPITRGELSSFFGKEVSRDLIGVLRGQDLIASGPRSPQPGAPYTYVTTKTFLSQFGLDTLRQLPEFEALEDAGLLSKEKLLAGDIVPGFSSNHRNAHPEIED
- a CDS encoding DUF1403 family protein, with product MIRLDPATASSGAPPSVPAWAITSAGAPSDGAAAFRAGAALGVLDTLARAQPAWAGVWRQRLALSCAAASMRLAGRAEDAAALRDAWYLRPAGADSGPAGTIFGAWRQLAGQPPVATPDRLEKILDQLGFHWESAALADLCRDIENLARSQRPAPFAAAAIVAHVVAMRPDAELFGWWLADLVLAQSLGWPQPLPLLMAQAFGPAFRPDGGGKRIRPGDKNFERAVCVALVHAAADACRLATELSRRAAKLLAVAPKLRSKGAGEVVFLLFNEDAVSGSLTTKNLSRFASRRLFERLQQLEAVRELSDRPTFRLFGL
- a CDS encoding DUF2604 domain-containing protein, which produces MSKDSGKGDHGGGPGKIEITVVVNGQPTQVEANPNQPLHVVRAKALENTQNVAQPAENWEFKDEAGNLLDVDKKVGDFGFANIVTLFLSLKAGVAGA
- a CDS encoding putative metal-binding protein, producing MPEIQTVDPAVSRAKFDRQIGWFQTQAGAYRAQGCFLIEARFPTAFFIFAPPKIRPQIIGAAVEIDFSNYDLRPPSVVFVDPFTRRPVARKDLLLSMLRRPHLPGTPPGMISVLMQQKALSLSDFLQANSAEHTPFLCMAGVREYHDNPAHSGDSWLLHRGSGEGCLAFILDKIIKYGTGPVEQIQYQFQISVGAMVVPPSAIPE
- a CDS encoding Mov34/MPN/PAD-1 family protein, with translation MDVTTVTLPRHCISTVHAHLRSVGREGNEGMALWVGVQQDQHFAVTETVIPAQRHIRTGDGVCVMVPAEELHRLNVWLYNSGLKLLAQIHSHPGRAYHSTTDDAYAVATTVGCLSLVVPNFAREPFDFARVAAYRLDGKANWNALPSAALSRMITITS